The segment ctatttgaaaagaaaactaacaaatatttaaaaatatcaatctAATTGAAGCACatttttagttgcctcattaagaataacacttttttttttttttttttaagttgataaatttatttaagggtagttttataaatttatacatttttataaggcaaacaagacaataaatgatattctcttaaaaagtttgatttttcaaacaagacaaacaaattgggacaTATGGAgtattatacccctattttattttcaaaactatttgaaaagaaaactaacaaatatttaaaaatatcaatctAATTGAAGCACATTTTTAGTTGCTTCATTAAGAataacactttaaaaaaaaaaaagttgataaatttatttaagggtaaatttgtaaatttatacatttttataaagcagacaaaacaataaatgatattctcttaaaaagtttgatttttcaaacaagacaaacaaattgaGACATATGGAGTATTATacctctattttattttcaaaactatttgaaaagaaaactaacaaatatttaaaaatatcaatctAATTGAAGTACATTTTTAGTcgcctcattaagaataacactttttttttaaaaaaaaaattgataaatttatttaagggtagttttgtaaatttatacatttttataacgcatacaagacaataaatgatattctcttaaaaagtttgatttttcaaataaggCAAACAAATTGGGACATATGGAGTATTATATATGAGGACAACATTGTAAGTGGCTTCAGGGCAATATCTCGACATGTACAggacaaatttttaataattccaCTATTATTAAATCAATTATAATATTCTCTCAAGTTTATGTGTAACTTTAGATCCACATCAAATACAATAATCCCTCTCCTTAGAAATTTATGTGAACTCACCTTAGATCTTCACCCACTTTGAATACAACCACTTCCTAGGGTTGTAACATCCAAAGACTTCTCtcaagagagggaaaaaaaaaaaaaaaaacccaaattatcTTCATTATATATGCTTACGGCTAAAGAAAAATCTTATTGGAATTTGAGACAATTTTCCAATAATCTCCACCTTAACTCATATTCCATCaagtcatcttcttcttcttctaggattaGCTCCACCTTAATCAAAGCAAACTTTTCTTAGACAAAACAATCATCACTTCCTTAACTTAAGCCATACTTGTTCACACTTGGATCAAATTCCACTAGGTGCCACCAGTTCAATCATGGTTCTAGATGTCTCATCCATCTTTAATTCACACAAACCACCAACTAATCAACCaaactctgataccacttgttggggagTAAGGCCTAGGTCTGATGATCTTTATGGATTCAATGCAACTGGATGCTAAACCCAATCCAAGTCTCTTGTTTAGGAGAGAACATTGGAGATATTATAATTAAGTAGTTAAAATAACATATGTGAACACACCACTTAAATTGAAAGCTTAAGCCAATGAGTGTAAGCTtaactatattatattaaccacCCACTCTTCTCATTATTATACATGGTaggacttcactcacacgtgtaTTAGGACAatgtgaccttttttttttttttaaccgcATGAACTTCTTGTGAAGTTGTCTATGTATATGATtcggacaaaaaaaaaaaaaaaatctcatttaaagttttatatataagatgttaaaataaaaatcaatacaacaaaaaatttacactGCCACCAAGCtggttttttcaaaaatcacaCTGAGCCGGTTCCACAGTAATGCATACATACAGAGACTTTACATCAATTTTCTTGTGAAGTTCAGATCCATTTACAGCACCCGGCCACGTTTTGCATCAGTAGAGGCAACTTCCAAATCCCCTAtgaaaaaaagtattttgtcCAAGATCCCTCTACAGGATCCCTCTTCTTGTGATCCTTCACCATTGAAATCTCTTTGTGAATCTAGAGTACAACTAATTGCACCTTTCCTTTGCCTCCTTGAACCCAGATAGCGTTGGATTTCACCTTGGTGAACAAGATAGTAGTCACCACCTTCTCTTATTATCTTCAGGCCTCTGGTAACATAAACAAGCATTATCATACGTGCGCCCAAGAATTAGAACCAGAATTATCATATTAATGACTGATTTTACTGTAACTCAAGCTCCAAGTCAGACATATTCAATCTGACTGAACCTTGAGATAGATCAAAGAAGATATgcacaaaacacaaaaagatcAAACTACTATGATAATTACTTTGTCTTTTAAAATGCATCTTCCCTTCAAACAAACAATTTACAATGGGTTTGCACTTTGCATGATCTACCTACCTCTAAATAAGGAGAGGACCATCAGCAATTTCAATCATAAGAATTTCACAAAGCAGAAAAcactttaatttttaactttttaatctCTCCAGTGTCATCAAATGCAATGCTAACAAACCAACATCAAATGCaagctttttaaattttttatagttcACACGTTACAAGTGGGGGAGaagggatttgaaccctaactCTCCTTATAAAAGATAGCCAGCAATGTGGGAAAGATGAAGAATGTAAACTTCTGATGCATGTGGGCATGTGGGAAAGGTGAAGAGAGGGGGAAGAGGGGAGGTGGAAAAGAGAAGGTGAAGAATGAGGGGTGATGAATTTCTTAGAACTTAATCATACTAACTAG is part of the Quercus robur chromosome 9, dhQueRobu3.1, whole genome shotgun sequence genome and harbors:
- the LOC126699572 gene encoding uncharacterized protein LOC126699572 — encoded protein: MESLPVEICLKIFCFLDHQNLAIAQQVCRKWKGLASDDNLWSNLFRERWGGDHAMFYAPVGSKSWKDVYEVQDRCHRVGLGLKIIREGGDYYLVHQGEIQRYLGSRRQRKGAISCTLDSQRDFNGEGSQEEGSCRGILDKILFFIGDLEVASTDAKRGRVL